One Pseudomonas sp. C27(2019) DNA window includes the following coding sequences:
- the alr gene encoding alanine racemase: MRPARALINLQALRHNYRVARQLCADKALAVVKADAYGHGAVHCALALHDIADGFAVACLDEALELREAGVTLPILLLEGFFDPDELQLIVAHDLWCVIHADWQLEALERAALLRPLTVWLKMDSGMHRVGFFPREYQAAWQRLQVCSNVATVVLMSHFSQADELHSARTQEQYQIFTDVVTGMQAPISLCNSPALLAWPSIRSDWSRPGIILYGSQPVAMHGVSVEKLQPVMTLQSKIISVRELSAGEPVGYGAQYVSEQPVRVGIVAMGYADGYPRHAPTGTPVAVDGRMTQILGRVSMDMLAVDLTGLKQAGVGSSVELWGAIVSVDEVATRAGTISYELLCNVKRVRYEYSAYDSLKNTIA, translated from the coding sequence ATGCGTCCAGCGCGCGCGTTAATTAATTTACAAGCCTTGCGGCATAACTATCGAGTGGCACGGCAGTTGTGTGCAGATAAAGCCTTGGCAGTGGTAAAAGCCGATGCTTATGGGCATGGTGCTGTGCATTGTGCGTTGGCCTTGCATGATATTGCTGATGGCTTTGCTGTGGCGTGCTTAGATGAGGCGCTTGAGTTGCGTGAGGCGGGCGTGACTTTGCCTATTTTATTGCTTGAAGGTTTTTTTGATCCGGATGAATTGCAGCTGATTGTTGCGCATGATTTGTGGTGTGTGATTCATGCTGACTGGCAGTTAGAGGCGCTTGAGCGAGCTGCGCTACTGCGGCCGCTAACTGTGTGGTTAAAAATGGATTCGGGTATGCATCGTGTGGGTTTTTTTCCTCGCGAGTATCAAGCGGCATGGCAGCGCCTGCAGGTTTGTAGCAATGTTGCCACCGTGGTGTTAATGAGCCATTTCTCACAAGCGGATGAATTGCACTCCGCACGCACGCAAGAGCAGTATCAGATATTCACTGACGTTGTGACTGGTATGCAGGCCCCTATTAGTCTATGCAATTCACCTGCTTTATTAGCATGGCCCAGTATTCGCAGTGATTGGTCGCGTCCGGGTATTATTTTATATGGCAGCCAGCCCGTGGCAATGCATGGGGTGAGCGTTGAAAAGTTGCAGCCCGTTATGACCCTGCAATCTAAAATTATTTCGGTACGTGAGCTGTCTGCCGGTGAACCGGTAGGTTATGGTGCGCAGTATGTCAGTGAGCAGCCGGTGCGCGTAGGTATTGTCGCAATGGGCTACGCTGATGGTTATCCGCGTCATGCACCGACCGGTACGCCAGTTGCTGTGGATGGCCGTATGACTCAAATACTGGGTCGCGTCTCCATGGATATGTTGGCGGTGGATTTGACCGGACTCAAACAGGCTGGCGTTGGTAGCAGCGTCGAACTGTGGGGTGCAATAGTATCTGTGGATGAGGTAGCGACGCGCGCAGGAACTATTTCCTATGAACTGTTATGTAATGTAAAGCGTGTGCGCTATGAGTACTCGGCGTATGATTCATTAAAAAACACTATTGCCTAG
- a CDS encoding cytochrome c5 family protein, which yields MNLMKKILVAQATVLALWAVSAQATTDEEIAQRIKPVGEVCVQGQECANAPAPAAPAAAASTEAVSAEAEAPAVAASAGRSGEDVYNQFCTVCHSIGLLDAPKTGDTAVWEARAKIAGGLEGLLKTSISGINAMPPKGTCSDCTDDELLSAIKSMSGL from the coding sequence GTGAACCTGATGAAGAAAATTCTGGTAGCTCAAGCAACTGTCTTAGCCTTATGGGCTGTCAGTGCACAAGCGACCACTGATGAAGAAATTGCGCAGCGCATCAAGCCTGTCGGCGAAGTGTGCGTCCAAGGTCAAGAATGTGCGAATGCTCCTGCTCCAGCCGCTCCTGCTGCCGCTGCAAGTACTGAAGCTGTAAGTGCTGAGGCTGAGGCTCCTGCTGTTGCTGCTTCAGCAGGTCGCAGTGGAGAGGATGTTTACAATCAATTTTGTACTGTTTGTCACTCAATCGGCTTACTTGATGCGCCTAAGACTGGCGATACTGCAGTATGGGAAGCGCGTGCCAAGATTGCTGGTGGCTTAGAGGGTCTATTAAAGACTTCGATTAGCGGTATTAATGCGATGCCACCAAAAGGCACGTGCAGCGATTGTACTGATGACGAGCTACTGAGCGCGATTAAGTCAATGTCTGGCTTATAA
- a CDS encoding LysE/ArgO family amino acid transporter produces MLQSYTSGLFIALGLIMAIGAQNAFVVSQALRREHHLWVASVCVFFDVLLIACGVYGLAQILTSSPVLLSIARWGGVLFLSSYGALALQRAFRRNVLEAAVVRPAQSLRAVIMTTLAVTLLNPHVYLDTVLLIGSLGAQQASPSAYVLGAATGSLLWFFSLALGAAKLAPWLARPITWRIIDFLVALMMFSVAAQLVLGD; encoded by the coding sequence GTGCTGCAAAGTTACACCAGCGGCTTATTTATTGCGCTAGGATTAATTATGGCGATTGGCGCGCAAAATGCCTTTGTTGTCTCACAAGCATTGCGCCGTGAACATCACCTTTGGGTTGCCAGTGTTTGCGTCTTTTTTGATGTGTTGCTAATTGCCTGCGGCGTTTATGGCCTGGCGCAGATTCTCACCAGCAGTCCGGTGCTGCTTAGCATTGCACGTTGGGGTGGGGTGCTGTTCCTATCATCTTATGGTGCATTGGCCTTGCAGCGTGCTTTTCGTAGAAACGTTCTGGAAGCTGCAGTTGTACGTCCGGCACAGTCATTGCGAGCGGTAATAATGACAACTTTAGCGGTTACTTTGCTAAATCCGCATGTGTATTTAGATACCGTCTTATTGATAGGTTCGCTTGGTGCGCAGCAAGCCTCACCGAGCGCCTATGTGTTGGGCGCAGCAACAGGTTCATTGTTATGGTTTTTTAGTTTAGCACTAGGCGCAGCGAAATTAGCACCTTGGCTGGCGCGACCGATAACATGGCGGATCATTGATTTTTTAGTCGCCTTGATGATGTTTAGCGTAGCTGCGCAATTAGTGCTTGGTGATTAG
- the sodB gene encoding superoxide dismutase [Fe] — MAFELPALPYEKNALEPHISAETLDFHHGKHHNAYVVNLNNLVPGTEFEGKSLEEIIKTSSGGVFNNAAQVWNHTFYWNCLAPNAGGEPTGALADAINAAFGSFAAFKEEFTKTAIGTFGSGWAWLVKKADGSLALSSTIGAGCPLTTSDTALLTCDVWEHAYYIDYRNARPKYVEAFWNLVNWDFVAKNFAG, encoded by the coding sequence ATGGCTTTTGAATTACCTGCACTTCCTTACGAAAAAAATGCACTAGAACCTCATATTTCTGCAGAAACTTTAGATTTTCACCACGGTAAGCACCACAACGCCTATGTTGTGAACTTGAACAACCTGGTTCCAGGTACTGAGTTTGAAGGCAAAAGCTTAGAAGAAATCATTAAAACGTCAAGCGGCGGTGTATTTAATAACGCCGCACAAGTGTGGAACCATACGTTTTACTGGAACTGCTTAGCGCCAAATGCTGGCGGTGAGCCAACAGGCGCTTTAGCTGATGCTATTAATGCAGCCTTTGGTTCGTTTGCAGCGTTCAAAGAAGAGTTCACTAAAACCGCAATCGGAACATTCGGTTCTGGCTGGGCTTGGTTAGTTAAAAAGGCTGACGGATCTTTAGCACTGTCTAGCACTATCGGTGCAGGCTGTCCGTTAACTACCAGTGACACAGCGCTATTGACCTGTGATGTTTGGGAGCACGCTTATTACATTGACTACCGTAATGCGCGCCCTAAGTACGTAGAAGCATTTTGGAACTTAGTTAACTGGGACTTTGTAGCGAAAAACTTCGCTGGCTAA
- a CDS encoding IS5 family transposase, which yields MQITFAEAEFVSKKKQTRRDRLLMDLETLVPWSVLESVIEPYYPKSDGKRGRPTMGLSRMLRMYILQQVMGFSDEGTEDAVYDSAAIQLFMDIDLGRDAVPDATTLLRFRRLLETHSLTQQIFAAVNYQLASKGLYLKEGTVVDATIIAAPPSTKNKSKSRDPQMRSTKKGNQYYFGMKAHIGVDAASGLVHTLVTTAANVHDVNQAHALLHGEEQQVYGDSGYLGADKREENKDKDVEWVVAMRHGKRRKLRDSGTEEGQLADKIEKLKSRIRAKVEHPFYWVKVHFGHRKTRYRGLAKNTAHLYSLFALANLFLSKRCMPLAG from the coding sequence ATGCAAATCACTTTCGCCGAAGCCGAGTTCGTCAGCAAAAAGAAGCAAACCCGTAGGGATCGACTGTTGATGGACCTGGAAACTCTGGTGCCTTGGTCTGTTCTGGAATCAGTGATTGAGCCGTACTATCCGAAATCTGACGGCAAACGAGGTCGTCCGACTATGGGGCTTTCTCGCATGTTACGTATGTACATCCTACAGCAGGTCATGGGGTTTTCCGATGAAGGAACTGAGGATGCCGTTTATGACAGCGCAGCAATTCAGCTGTTTATGGATATTGATCTTGGGCGTGATGCCGTGCCGGATGCGACCACTTTGTTGCGTTTTCGTCGTCTGCTGGAAACTCACAGCTTGACTCAACAAATTTTTGCTGCGGTCAATTACCAACTGGCGAGCAAGGGCTTGTACCTCAAGGAAGGCACGGTGGTTGACGCTACAATTATTGCCGCACCACCTTCCACCAAGAATAAGAGTAAAAGCCGTGATCCGCAAATGCGCTCCACTAAGAAAGGCAATCAGTATTACTTTGGCATGAAAGCTCACATCGGTGTTGATGCGGCTAGCGGTTTGGTGCACACACTGGTCACCACTGCGGCCAACGTGCACGACGTGAACCAAGCTCATGCTTTGCTACACGGCGAGGAACAGCAGGTATACGGTGATTCTGGTTATCTGGGGGCTGACAAACGGGAAGAAAATAAGGATAAAGATGTGGAGTGGGTGGTAGCCATGCGCCATGGAAAGCGTCGAAAGCTGCGCGATAGCGGCACAGAAGAAGGTCAACTGGCTGACAAAATCGAAAAATTAAAGAGCCGGATACGCGCCAAGGTTGAGCATCCCTTTTACTGGGTCAAAGTGCACTTTGGTCACCGCAAGACTCGCTACCGTGGCTTGGCGAAAAACACAGCCCATCTCTATAGCCTGTTTGCCTTGGCAAACCTGTTCTTGTCGAAGCGATGTATGCCGTTGGCGGGATAA
- the mtgA gene encoding monofunctional biosynthetic peptidoglycan transglycosylase, whose amino-acid sequence MPRKLFRTLLFTLLTCMALSIVLVLALRWVNLPFSALMLERQIEAKLSGQDYTAERIWQPWHTLPDHLKMAVIAAEDQQFSSHYGFDFDAIRAAFSYNQQGSSIRGASTLSQQVAKNTFLWSSRSWPRKILEAWFTAWIELLWSKERILEVYLNSAEWGPGVFGAQAAAQYHFNTGAAYLSIQQSYLLAAILPSPLKRSASQPSAATEQRARWIRRQVQQLGASHYLQALKPSYPEWVLALNTRVKNTFSR is encoded by the coding sequence ATGCCACGCAAACTGTTTCGTACTTTACTCTTCACTCTGCTCACCTGTATGGCGCTCAGCATTGTACTGGTACTGGCATTACGCTGGGTTAACTTACCCTTTAGCGCACTTATGCTTGAGCGACAAATTGAAGCAAAGCTATCTGGGCAAGATTATACAGCTGAGCGCATTTGGCAGCCTTGGCATACTTTGCCTGATCATTTAAAGATGGCGGTGATTGCCGCAGAGGACCAGCAGTTTTCCAGCCATTACGGTTTTGATTTTGACGCCATTCGCGCTGCATTCAGCTACAACCAGCAAGGCAGCAGTATACGAGGCGCTAGCACCCTTTCACAGCAAGTGGCGAAGAATACATTTCTATGGTCATCACGCAGCTGGCCGCGAAAAATCTTAGAGGCTTGGTTCACTGCGTGGATTGAGTTGCTTTGGAGTAAAGAGCGCATTCTTGAAGTGTATTTAAACAGTGCCGAGTGGGGGCCAGGGGTTTTCGGCGCACAAGCAGCAGCACAGTATCATTTCAACACAGGCGCAGCGTATTTATCCATCCAGCAGTCCTACTTACTCGCAGCCATACTGCCCAGCCCATTAAAACGCAGTGCCAGCCAGCCCAGCGCAGCAACAGAGCAACGTGCACGCTGGATTCGTCGCCAAGTACAGCAGCTGGGTGCCAGCCACTACCTGCAAGCGCTTAAGCCTTCTTACCCTGAATGGGTTTTAGCGCTCAACACTCGAGTAAAAAACACGTTTAGCCGTTAA
- a CDS encoding DUF423 domain-containing protein, which produces MRYSLFIASVFGGLAVLLGAFAAHGLKNILSASSLTVLQTGVQYQFIHALALLLVAVLAQSRPSRALWFAALLFTVGIVLFSGSLYVLVLTPFKPGLVTPIGGSLLVLGWVSLACSAWRKA; this is translated from the coding sequence GTGCGTTATAGCCTATTCATCGCATCCGTTTTTGGTGGTTTAGCAGTCTTGCTGGGTGCCTTTGCCGCACATGGTTTGAAAAACATATTGAGTGCAAGTTCATTAACTGTATTGCAGACCGGTGTGCAGTATCAGTTTATTCATGCGCTTGCTTTGTTGCTGGTCGCCGTTTTAGCGCAAAGCCGTCCTTCGCGGGCGCTGTGGTTTGCGGCGCTATTGTTTACAGTTGGGATTGTTTTATTCTCAGGCAGTTTGTATGTGCTAGTACTCACGCCGTTTAAGCCTGGCTTAGTCACACCAATTGGTGGCAGCTTGTTGGTGCTCGGCTGGGTGAGTTTAGCCTGCTCAGCTTGGCGTAAAGCCTAA
- the thiS gene encoding sulfur carrier protein ThiS, with translation MHIQLNGETYPLSESLSVAGLIEHLQLAGRRVAVELNFEIVPRSLYESTQLKDGDVIEVVHAIGGG, from the coding sequence ATGCATATTCAGTTGAATGGTGAGACCTACCCATTAAGCGAGTCGCTCAGTGTGGCAGGTTTAATTGAGCATCTGCAGTTAGCAGGGCGCCGCGTTGCCGTCGAGTTAAACTTCGAAATTGTGCCACGCAGTCTGTATGAATCCACACAACTTAAAGACGGCGATGTCATTGAAGTTGTGCATGCGATTGGCGGTGGTTAG